The Oleidesulfovibrio alaskensis DSM 16109 DNA window AACGGGAACGGGAACGGGAACGGGAACGGGAACGGGAACGGGAACGGGAACGGGAACGGGAACGGGAACGGGAACGGGAACGGGAACGGGAACGGCCCGCCTTGCGGCGGGCCGTTTGTTCAGCAGTTACTCTCAGAAAGCGTTATTTTCTGCTGTTCAGCTCATCAATCAGTTCTTCAAGCCGGGCAGCAAGCTCGGCCAGACGTGCCACTGCGCCTGCGGCCTGATCCATGCCTTCCGCCGTATCCGTAGCCACAGCACTTATTTCATCCACGGCTCTGTTAATTTCTTCACTGGTCGCGGACTGCTGCTCCGCAGCTGTGGCGATGGAACGCACCTGATCGGACGTATGCTCTGCCAGCCGCACTATTTCCTTCAGTGCGGCACCGGCTTCGCGCGCTTTGCCTGTGGCTTCATCAGCGGCACCGGCTGCGTTTTCCACATGCTCCACATTATCATGTGCACTTTTCTGAATAGTCCCTATGGCATCACCAACTTCTTTGGTGGCATGCATGGTCTTTTCGGCAAGCTTGCGCACCTCATCGGCCACCACGGCAAAACCGCGACCGGCATCGCCCGCTCTGGCCGCCTCAATGGCTGCATTAAGGGCCAGCAGGTTTGTCTGGTCGGCAATATCGCTGATAACGTCCATAATTCTGCTGATGTCTTCCGTCTGTTTGCCCAGACCGGCCATTTCGCCGCGCAATGTCTGCGCCCGGCTGTTCACACGGGCGATGGACGCTACCACCTGCTCCACCACATTCTCGCCTGCCGCCGCCTTATGGCGGGTTTCGTCAGCAGTGGCGGCGGACTCTGCAGAATTACGCGCCACTTCCAGCACCGTGGCATTCATTTCCTCCATGGCCACAGCCGTCTCCTGCGAGCGGGCAGACTGAATTCCGGCACCGGATGCAACCTCGTCCACCTGCGCCGAAAGCGCCTGCGCAGCCAGCGACACCTGCTCGGCTATCTCTTTGGCCTCCGAAGCAATACGGGCCATGCTTTCCAGCAGGGCAGACACCTTCGCCTCCTGCTCTTTGGCTTCGCCCATGGCCGCTTCAGCCCGCTGTGTCTGTTGCGCTGCCTCTTCGGTGCGCGCAGCAGATTCGGCCATTTTATCACGCAGATCGCCCACCATGGATGCAATGGAATCACGCAGCAGGGCAAGTTCCGCCTCGTATTTACCCTCGGGGCGGGCCTTCAGATCGCCACCGGCCACCGCACCTGCATACGCGCGCAGACGCTCCAGAGGCGAAAGCAGACTGCGCCCCAGAAAATACCGGGCAAGCAGCCCCAGCACCAGCAGGACGCCGACGGTGGTAATTCCTACCCCGATGGCCGCGCTGCGCACGCGGGCATGCACGCCTTCCAGCGAACTGATCACCTGAAACGCCCCGTGGATGCTGCCGACCTTCCAGCCTTCACGCACGCCTCCGGTAGGATCTTTGGATCCTTTGGGATCGCCGTGGCAGAACATGCAGTCCTGCGTCAGCCTGACGGGTCTGAAATAACGTATGGCATCGGCTTCTCGCACAACATACTCATCAAGCTGTTCTTTTTTAAGCTTGGCAAGAACTTCCAGCTCAAGAGGCGTGGGCGTGTTTGCCGGATTTCTGGGGCTTACCTTGGGTACGCGGAATTCATAGCCGGCTTTTTCGGCATTTTCCGCTGCGGCGCGCATGGCAGTAACAACCGGAACAGCCGATACGACCTTGTCAGGCGGCAATTCAGCCAGCGGACGAACCACGCCGGTCTCCAGCTTTTCTGCCATCTGGTGGCGTGTGGCTTCTGCCATCAGCACTATGCTGCGGCTTTTTTCCAGTATGGCTTCCTCGGCACCGTGCCGGATATCCCTTACCCAGCTGACAGCCATCAGCAATGCAACAACCAGAGGGCCCAGCAGCGCAACAGCCAGCACTTTCCACTTTATGCTCATGTTCTTCCCCTGATGAAATCGAATAAAATACGGCCATGCGGCAAAGCTCACTTTATTCTATCGGCAGGACAAGGGAAAGCATAACCTCAGAACAAGTTTACCGCCGATGATAATAAAAAAGGGCACACATGGTGCCCTGTCTGCAGTAAAGCCGATTATTTCTGTGTTCTGCGTTCCCACAGCTTCATGTCTTTCATTTTTTTACGGCGCTCACGTTGCAGCGACTTGCATACAAGGGGAGTTCCTTTTTTATAACCACATTTCGCTCTGTACTCGTCCGGCGTCAGACCATGCGTTGCAAGGTGTTTTTTTGTCAGAATCTTGAACGATTTGCCGCACTCGACGCAAGTGATTGTCTTTTCCTTGATGGCTTTTTTGGCGTCAACGGCATCAACAGCGGCGTCTTCGGCTGTGACGGAGCACTCACTGATGTTCTTGATGCCTTCTGCCAGCGTTTTTACCATGGTAGTTATCTCTTCTTCTGTCATGGTGCGTACACTGGCCTGAGCCTTAACTATTTCCAGAGCTTCTTTAAGATATGCTTCCATTACATCGCTCCTGTAGTAGAAAAAAATTGCAAGTTCCGTATCACACGCGCATACCGGTGTTGGTGTAGGATATTCATACAACAACGGTCAATACTGAAAACATCGGCAACAACTGTCTTTTGTCCGGAAATCCGGCACCCGGCCGAAAATGCTGCATGGCGGTCGCCTGTTCTCACTGCATTCACATTTTATATCTTCTTTCGTTCTGATACATTGCGCATATACGCAAGACAGATACATAAAAACAGGCTTCCGCATCATGTTATGCCGGTAACAC harbors:
- a CDS encoding methyl-accepting chemotaxis protein, translated to MSIKWKVLAVALLGPLVVALLMAVSWVRDIRHGAEEAILEKSRSIVLMAEATRHQMAEKLETGVVRPLAELPPDKVVSAVPVVTAMRAAAENAEKAGYEFRVPKVSPRNPANTPTPLELEVLAKLKKEQLDEYVVREADAIRYFRPVRLTQDCMFCHGDPKGSKDPTGGVREGWKVGSIHGAFQVISSLEGVHARVRSAAIGVGITTVGVLLVLGLLARYFLGRSLLSPLERLRAYAGAVAGGDLKARPEGKYEAELALLRDSIASMVGDLRDKMAESAARTEEAAQQTQRAEAAMGEAKEQEAKVSALLESMARIASEAKEIAEQVSLAAQALSAQVDEVASGAGIQSARSQETAVAMEEMNATVLEVARNSAESAATADETRHKAAAGENVVEQVVASIARVNSRAQTLRGEMAGLGKQTEDISRIMDVISDIADQTNLLALNAAIEAARAGDAGRGFAVVADEVRKLAEKTMHATKEVGDAIGTIQKSAHDNVEHVENAAGAADEATGKAREAGAALKEIVRLAEHTSDQVRSIATAAEQQSATSEEINRAVDEISAVATDTAEGMDQAAGAVARLAELAARLEELIDELNSRK
- a CDS encoding MucR family transcriptional regulator, producing MEAYLKEALEIVKAQASVRTMTEEEITTMVKTLAEGIKNISECSVTAEDAAVDAVDAKKAIKEKTITCVECGKSFKILTKKHLATHGLTPDEYRAKCGYKKGTPLVCKSLQRERRKKMKDMKLWERRTQK